One window of Triticum dicoccoides isolate Atlit2015 ecotype Zavitan chromosome 5A, WEW_v2.0, whole genome shotgun sequence genomic DNA carries:
- the LOC119302638 gene encoding UDP-glycosyltransferase 91B1-like, translating to MDANADARSSSSPMHIVIFPWLAFGHMIPLLELAERLVARGHRVSFVSTPRNLSRLRPVVGVHFVALPLPRVDGLPEGAEATSDLPPSPGNLAELLLKAADGLVGPFSAFLDEGKKPDWLVLDNLHYLAAAAAADRGVPSVMFLPFAAASTALWGVPRVSTVVDPELGATVPQRFVLTYQCCKIVAQRCCVEFDPEAMPLLPGVLGKPFAPMGLLPPPPLRASSNNEGDELVSWLDRHPAKSVVYVALGTEAPLTTELVHELAIGLELAGTPFLWALRKVGDQDVLPPGFEERIKGRGLVAMGMVPQTRVLAHGSVGAFLTHSGPGSAIEGIQYGHPLVMLPFFGDQQTGAQFMERKKVGLLVPRNGEDGLSFDRQGVASTVRAVVVDEQAGRVFAANAKKWQQVVADTACHERYIDEFVQQLRFYKDQ from the coding sequence ATGGACGCCAACGCCGATGCCCGCTCCTCGTCCTCGCCCATGCACATCGTCATCTTCCCGTGGCTCGCGTTCGGGCACATGATCCCCTTGCTGGAGCTTGCAGAGCGCCTGGTGGCGCGCGGCCACCGCGTCtccttcgtctccacgccgcgcaacCTCAGCCGGCTCCGGCCGGTCGTCGGCGTCCACTTCGTCGCCCTGCCGCTGCCCCGCGTGGACGGCCTCCCGGAGGGAGCCGAGGCCACCTCCGACCTCCCGCCCAGTCCCGGCAACCTGGCCGAGCTTCTACTCAAGGCCGCCGACGGCCTCGTCGGCCCATTCTCCGCCTTCCTCGACGAGGGCAAGAAGCCAGATTGGCTCGTCCTCGACAACCTCCACTACCTGgcagcggccgccgccgccgaccgaggCGTGCCGTCCGTGATGTTCCTCCCCTTCGCCGCCGCGTCGACCGCGCTCTGGGGCGTGCCGCGTGTCTCCACGGTGGTGGACCCAGAGCTAGGGGCGACCGTGCCCCAGCGCTTCGTGCTAACCTACCAGTGCTGCAAGATCGTCGCCCAGCGGTGCTGCGTGGAGTTCGACCCCGAGGCCATGCCTCTGCTGCCGGGCGTCCTGGGCAAGCCGTTCGCCCCTATGggcctgctgccgccgccgcctctgagGGCGAGTTCGAATAATGAAGGTGACGAGCTCGTGTCATGGCTGGACCGGCATCCGGCAAAATCCGTCGTCTACGTCGCGCTGGGAACCGAAGCGCCGCTGACCACCGAGCTGGTGCACGAGCTGGCCATCGGCCTGGAGCTCGCCGGTACGCCGTTCCTGTGGGCTCTGAGGAAGGTCGGCGACCAAGACGTTCTTCCTCCGGGCTTCGAGGAGCGCATCAAGGGCCGCGGCCTCGTGGCGATGGGGATGGTTCCGCAGACCAGGGTGCTAGCGCACGGCTCCGTGGGCGCGTTCCTCACGCACAGCGGGCCGGGCTCCGCCATCGAGGGGATCCAGTATGGGCATCCCCTCGTCATGCTGCCCTTCTTCGGAGACCAACAGACGGGGGCTCAGTTCATGGAGAGGAAGAAGGTCGGTCTGCTGGTGCCGAGGAACGGGGAGGATGGACTGTCTTTTGACCGGCAAGGCGTCGCGTCCACGGTCCGGGCCGTCGTGGTGGACGAGCAAGCAGGACGCGTCTTCGCCGCCAATGCCAAGAAGTGGCAGCAGGTTGTCGCGGACACTGCCTGCCATGAGAGGTACATCGATGAGTTCGTTCAGCAACTCCGATTCTACAAGGACCAGTGA